CTGGTGTTCCCGAAGCGCGACGAGACGCGCAGTCGGGGGTTGAAACCCCCGCCTACACGCATTCAGTCGCTGCGCGACGGACACCGGGAACAGCCGTCGTCCGGTGAGACTGGAGCGTCGCGCAGCGACTGCAGGATGGTAGGCGGGGCTTTCAAGCCCCGACGCCGCCGCACGACGACATCAACATGCAATCGCCCTGGTGAGGGAATACGACCGCTTGCCGACCCCGGAAAACCCGGCGTATACTCTTCCTGCGAGTTTGCCCTCGTGGCGGAATAGGTATACGCGGCAGGTTGAGGGCCTGTGTCCGGAAGGACGTGCTGGTTCGAGTCCAGTCGAGGGCACCAGGGGAGACGGTAACCGACAGCAGCGTCGTCGCCATGCGGCGCATCTGCCCGACGTGCCGGCTCACTTCTGGGGCGAGTAGCTCAGTTGGCTAGAGCACCTCGCTTACACCGAGGGGGTCGCGGGTTCGAGCCCTGCCTCGCCCACTTGCCAAGGTAGCTCAGTAGGTAGAGCATGCGACTGAAAATCGCAGTGTCAGCAGTTCGATTCTGCTCCTTGGCACCATAGTCTCGAGCTGCGGCGGCCCGGTTCCTCATCGACCAGGCCGCTTCTTTGTGTCTGCCGTGAGCCAGCCCGGGAAGCCCTCACCCCAGGGCAATTGCCTGTTCGTTGGTGTTCCCAGATCATTGCAAGATGCGCAGTCGGGGGAGTGAGGTAGCCTCCGGGCGCTGACCGCCCGCGCCCGGCTACCATCGCTCTTGCTGGCCGGGGACGCCGTCTGTCCCAGGGTCCGTCAGGGAGCGCTCACCGCATGTTCGACCGGCCTCTGCTGCCCCCCGCCGACCTCGAATTCGCGGTCATGGCGGACACCCACTACATGCTCGACGCCAGCGCGGCCCCGGTGGGCGGCGCTGCCGAGTTCGCGTCGCGCAGCCGGCTGACCTGCCGCACTCGCCCCTCGGGATCAGCTTGCGGCACACCCTCTCGACCCAGCTTGAGGTGCCGGCGGCTCGGGGCGTTCGCCGGCAACGACGGACGGATCACGCGGTGGTACACCGTGGGGAGTGCGCATACATCATGACGGTCACGGTGCGGCTGGCCGCCTCGACCGCCGACCTGCTGGCCTGGGTCCAGTTCCCACGACGGCGGGTCTATCCGCTCGCCAGCCCGTGGACCCCGCCCCTCGACAGCGACGTGCTCCGACTGCTCGATCCGGCCCGCAACCCGTTTTTCCGCCAGGGGCAGGCGATGCCCCTGCTGGCGACCGATGGGGATGGACGGATCGTCGGGCGGGTGCTGGCCCACATCTACCATCCCCACAACGAGCGCCACGGCGAGCGAACGGCGTTCTTCGGCTGCTTCGAGTGCCAGGACGATCGGCCGGCAGCCACGGCGCTGGTGCAGGCGGCGGCCCGCGCCGCCGCCGATTGGGGCTGCTCCACCCTGCGCGGCCCCTTCAACCTGACGGCCATGCAGGATATGGGCATCCTGTTGGACGGCTACGAGTACCCGCCGGCCGTCGATCAGACCTACACGCCGCCCTACTACCCGAGGCTGCTGGAGACGGCCGGCCTCCAGCGAACCTTTCCCCACACCACCTGGCGCATCGACGACGTCCATGCCATCGACTTCTCGGAGCTGCTCGGGGAGCGCCACCGCATCCTGACGATGGAGCGGCGGCTCACGGTCCGCTCGGCCCGCCTGCAGCAGTTCGAGCAGGAGCTGGAGACGCTGCGCCGCCTCCTCAACGAGAGCTTCGCCGAGCTGACCCACTTCGTGCCGCTCACGGCGGACGAGCTGCTATTTCAGGTGGGCGCGTACCGTCAGTACCTCGACCCGTCCCTGCTGCTGGTGGCCGAGATGGACGACGTGCCGCGCGGCTTCGTGCTGGCCATGCCAGACGTCAACCCGCTGCTCAAGCAGCTGGGCGGCGCGTTCACGGGGCGCCGCGCGGTCGAGGCGCTGCCAGCGGCGGCCGGCTGGCTGTGGCAGCGTGACGCCTGCCTCATCGTCCAGGGCGTCGAGCGGCGACTCCAGGGCCAGGGCATCATGCGGGTGCTGCACCATCGGCTGGTGAGGAACTTGCGCCGACGCCGCTACCGGGCGCTGTCCGTGACCTGGATCGCCGACGAGAACGCGGCGTCCGCCGCCACGATCCAGGCACTCGGCGGCCACCCACGCCATCGCCTGACCCTGTACGAGTCACCAGTCGGGGCGCTGCTGAACCAACGATCGAGTGAGGCGGTTGCCGATCGGCGTGTACACGAGGAGAAACGTCCCAGGTGAAACGCCCACAGGCGGCGTCCGACCGTGACTTGCTCATCATTCAGGCCGAGGCATTGCTCGACGAAGAAGGGCGCCTGGCGAATTGCTGTGGAATCATGCTTGGAACGGCCCGTGACGGGCACGTCCTACTGATTGGAGATCGGATCCCGCCCGAACTTGCCGTGAAGTTGCGCACCGCTCTGAAGCAAGCTCCTGTCGCCCGGACGCTGGATGACGAGCCGCCGGCCCTCGCGTCGTGTCGTTCACTGCTCGAGGAGGCGTGCGGGCCGCTCGATCAGCACGATGGACCGTACTATGTGTTCGGTGACGAGGTCCGCGTGCCCGGGAGTGTCCAGGTGCTTGGGTCAAGCGGCCCTGGCCAGGAGCTCCTGCGCGACCTCAACCCGGGCAACTGGGATCCCAACGAGTGGGACTGCTTGATCGACGGGACGCTCGGTCCGTGGGCGATGGGGCTCGCAGATGGACAGGTGGTCTCGATTTGCCATACGCCGCGACCGCTCAGCGAGCGAGCCGCCGAGTGTGGTGTCTGGACGCACCCTGACTACCGTCGGCGAGGGCACGCCGCCACCGTGACTGCGGCGTGGGCAGACATTCTCCGCCCGAGTGGGCGGTTTCTCTTCTACAGCACCAGCAGGGACAACACATCATCGCAGCATGTCGCCGCTCGGCTGGGATTGCGGCTGTTCGGCTGGACCTGGAACCTTAGATCGACCCCGAGCCGACCCCGGATGGTCTCCATCCGCTGATGCGTCCGCGGCCAGCCCGCATGACGGTGACGAGTCGGATCCGGCCGTCCACCCACCCCGCGGGATGGTGCAGCAGCGCATCCCCTTGACGCGCCGGGCGCCGTTTCCGGTCGTTGATACTCACCTGTGATGCCTGTGCGCCCGGTCGGGCCATTATCCTCCGAGATGCAGATGCCAGAAGTCGATGCGCGCCGGAAGGCCGTTCCCAGTGTCTCGTCGTATCCGCTGGACGACGAGCTGGTGCTCTATACGCCGACGGATGGGCAGGCGTTCATCCTGAATCACACGGCAGCGCGCGTCTGGCGACTCCTCGACGGCACGCGCACCGACGCAGCCGTCGCCCGGGAGATCGCCGAGACCTACGGCGAGGCCTATGAGCAGGTGCTGGCCGACGTTCGCGAGCTGGTCGAGCACCTGGCGGCGGTCGGGCTGGTGACGGCCGCGGCTGACCTCGCCTGAGCGAACCGGGAGCCTCTCTATGACTCGATTTCCGTGATCAGGCCCGTGCCAGCGAGATCCGTCGATGCCTGACGACGCCATCGCCGTCCTCGACATCGCGATCCTCGAGCTGCAGGCGCGCGTGCTCGGGCCGCCGGACATCGTCGCCGCGCTCCGCGATCTCTTTCCAGATCCGCCAGCCTGGACCGTCGAGCGGGGCCGCGAGATCGCCGAAGCCGAGGGCGTGCCGGTCTTCGCGGTGACGCGCACCCAGGATGGCGCGGCGGTTGTCGAGGTGGAGGGGCACGGCGGCGCGCGCGCAACGGTGGACGTAGGCGGTGAGCTGCTCGCCACGCTGGAGTGGGCTATCGCCAGCGTCGCCGTCGAAGTGCTGGGCGAGGGCTACCTGCTGCTCCACGGCGCAACGGTCGCGCGCGGCGGTCGGGCCATCATCCTGCCGGCCGGCTCTGGGAGCGGCAAGAGCACGCTGGCGGCCGGCCTCGCGAGCGCCGGCTTCCTGCTCGGCAGCGACGAGGTCACCGTCCTCGATCCGCTGACGCTGGACGTGCTGCCGTTCGTGCGCGGGATCTGCATCAAGGACGGCTCACGCGAGGCCCTGGCGCACGCCTATCCGGCGCTCCTTGCGG
This Chloroflexota bacterium DNA region includes the following protein-coding sequences:
- a CDS encoding GNAT family N-acetyltransferase; this encodes MKRPQAASDRDLLIIQAEALLDEEGRLANCCGIMLGTARDGHVLLIGDRIPPELAVKLRTALKQAPVARTLDDEPPALASCRSLLEEACGPLDQHDGPYYVFGDEVRVPGSVQVLGSSGPGQELLRDLNPGNWDPNEWDCLIDGTLGPWAMGLADGQVVSICHTPRPLSERAAECGVWTHPDYRRRGHAATVTAAWADILRPSGRFLFYSTSRDNTSSQHVAARLGLRLFGWTWNLRSTPSRPRMVSIR
- a CDS encoding PqqD family protein translates to MPEVDARRKAVPSVSSYPLDDELVLYTPTDGQAFILNHTAARVWRLLDGTRTDAAVAREIAETYGEAYEQVLADVRELVEHLAAVGLVTAAADLA